A stretch of Coccidioides posadasii str. Silveira chromosome 2, complete sequence DNA encodes these proteins:
- a CDS encoding uncharacterized protein (EggNog:ENOG410PHJ0~COG:D,Z~BUSCO:6447at33183) has protein sequence MAPRKAAATRSSTRIKSAPTTTTAIAPKKAGVKKATAVPTATKKQKASAAALKSTKAASTKATAAKDTTTKAPRKAKADEAPVSKKRKVVSEDETEPRPKKARAAKEEAPKPKRTRVTASPAVKPPKPKVVINEAPTEKLNIYVFGEGSSGELGLGTAKNAVDVKRPRLNPLLLADKIGVVQIATGGMHCVALTHDNKIYTWGVNDQGALGRDTTWEGKLKDIDDAGSDSDSDDGSDSGMNPKEATPTPIPADYFPEGTIFVEVAAGDSSSFALTDDGFVYGWGTFRGNEGILGFDATTRVQTTPKLIPSLKKIKHIACGDNHALALDTKGAVFAWGSGQQNQLGRRIVERTKLNGLHPREFGLPKNITYIGCGSFHSFAIHQTGKVYSWGLNSYGETGIPQGAGSDEAVILHPEVVKSLKDKNVIQLCGGSHHSLAVTKDGECLVWGRVDGFQTGLDIKSLPDDAVIKDDRDRARILSVPTAVPGIDAKFVAAGADHSIAIAKDGRAWTWGFSANYQTGQGTDDDIEVATVVDNTAVRGKMLNWAGAGGQYSVLAGPAVTVNGVAANADAPNGNVQGAN, from the exons ATGGCGCCCCGGAAGGCCGCAGCGACCAGATCTTCGACGCGTATCAAAAGCGCCCCAACCACTACAACTGCCATCGCGCCAAAGAAGGCTGGCGTTAAGAAAGCGACTGCGGTCCCCACTGCTACGAAGAAGCAGAAAGCGAGTGCAGCTGCTCTCAAGTCTACTAAAGCTGCCAGCACCAAGGCTACTGCTGCCAAGGATACAACCACCAAAGCTCCGCGCAAAGCAAAGGCTGATGAGGCCCCTGTTTCCAAGAAGCGCAAGGTTGTCTCTGAAGATGAAACCGAACCAAGGCCCAAGAAAGCTCGGGCTGCCAAAGAAGAAGCTCCCAAGCCGAAGAGGACTCGCGTCACAGCGTCGCCCGCTGTTAAACCCCCTAAGCCAAAAGTCGTGATTAACGAAGCCCCTACCGAAAAATTGAACATTTATGTCTTTGGCGAAGGCAGCTCTGGTGAACTCGGACTCGGAACCGCGAAGAATGCGGTTGACGTGAAAAGACCTCGTCTTAACCCACTTTTGCTGGCTGATAAAATTGGTGTTGTCCAAATTGCGACCGGTGGGATGCATTGTGTTGCGCTTACCCACGACAACAAAATCTACACCTGGGGGGTCAATGATCAGGGTGCTTTGGGTCGTGACACCACCTGGGAGGGCAAGTTAAAGGATATCGACGACGCTGGCAGCGATTCTGACTCGGACGATGGAAGTGACAGCGGCATGAACCCCAAGGAGGCCACTCCAACTCCAATTCCGGCTGATTATTTCCCGGAAGGAACCATTTTTGTTGAGGTTGCTGCTGGAGATAGCTCTTCATTCGCTCTCACTGATGATGGTTTTGTTTATGGTTGGGGTACATTCCGC GGAAATGAAGGCATTCTAGGTTTTGATGCCACCACCCGTGTTCAGACTACTCCTAAACTTATTCCATCTCTCAAGAAGATCAAACACATTGCTTGTGGTGATAACCACGCTCTCGCACTAGATACAAAAGGTGCCGTATTTGCTTGGGGTTCTGGACAGCAGAACCAACTTGGTCGTCGCATTGTTGAGCGTACCAAGCTGAACGGGCTTCACCCACGTGAATTCGGATTGCCCAAGAATATCACCTATATTGGCTGTGGATCATTCCACTCTTTTGCGATTCACCAGACTGGCAAAGTTTACAGTTGGGGTTTGAATAGCTATGGCGAAACCGGCATTCCTCAAGGTGCTGGATCCGACGAAGCAGTCATTTTGCACCCGGAGGTTGTGAAGTCTTTGAAGGATAAAAATGTTATCCAACTTTGCGGTGGTTCCCATCATTCTCTTGCTGTTACCAAAGATGGAGAGTGTCTTGTTTGGGGTCGCGTTGACGGCTTCCAGACCGGCTTGGATATCAAAAGTCTTCCTGATGATGCAGTTATTAAGGATGATAGAGATCGTGCCCGTATTCTCTCTGTCCCCACCGCTGTTCCTGGCATCgatgccaaatttgttgcTGCAGGTGCGGATCATTCAATTGCTATTGCGAAAGATGGACGTGCCTGGACTTGGGGCTTTTCTGCAAATTACCAGACCGGCCAGGGCACTGATGACGATATCGAGGTTGCTACTGTCGTTGATAATACGGCTGTGAGAGGCAAGATGTTGAACTGGGCTGGTGCCGGTGGACAATATTCTGTTCTTGCTGGACCTGCGGTTACCGTCAATGGCGTTGCTGCAAACGCTGATGCTCCGAATGGAAACGTTCAGGGAGCGAACTAG
- a CDS encoding uncharacterized protein (EggNog:ENOG410PIQI~COG:S): protein MSGRPANLPKFSDLPLNKDDPPYSAWGLYGKDDQLGFLNRQTNETVKEAAKEIQSGVRVSMNWPLDAQGDIPLFGRQVFQKQIVQRSPRIVYDDIWTFNTQSSSQCKFTSLRCPVAGDKYRMEFFQDAPVI from the exons ATGAGCGGGCGCCCAGCAAATCTTCCCAAATTCTCTGATCTTCCGCTGAACAAGGACGACCCGCCCTACTCAGCATGGGGCCTTTACGGCAAAGATGACCAGCTAGGCTTTTTGAATCGCCAGACCAATGAAACTGTCAAGGAGGCGGCGAAGGAAATTCAAAGCGGAGTTAG AGTCTCCATGAATTGGCCTCTTGATGCACAGGGAGACATTCCTTTGTTTGGACGACAAGTTTTTCAAAAGCAAATCGTCCAGAGATCCCCGAGAATAGTCTACGATGATATTTGGACATTTAATACCCAGAGCAGCAGCCAATGTAAGTTCACCAGCCTGCGGTGCCCCGTTGCCGGTGACAAGTACCGGATGGAGTTCTTCCAAGACGCTCCGGTAATCTGA
- a CDS encoding uncharacterized protein (EggNog:ENOG410PIQI~COG:S): MDDIAGPNKNNANGVQAWAEKGIVGRGILLDYHKWRLANNIDIDIFKTSPIPLKHLKAVAESQGTEIKFGDILFIRVGYMLEFNKLSTAELSELAKQKMHSLIGVEQTEDMLEWIWENFSAVAGDHPAFEAYRRNSQILKGRFDKE, translated from the exons ATGGATGATATCGCCGGACCCAATAAGAATAATGCGAATGGGGTTCAAG CCTGGGCGGAAAAGGGAATTGTTGGCCGTGGCATCCTCTTAGACTACCACAAGTGGCGACTGGCGAACAATATTGACATTGACATCTTCAAAACAAGCCCCATACCATTGAAACATTTGAAGGCGGTTGCGGAGTCCCAGGGAACAGAAATCAAATTCGGAGACATTCTTTTCATCCGAGTTG GGTATATGCTTGAATTCAACAAGCTGTCGACTGCAGAACTCAGTGAGCTTGCAAAGCAAAAGATGCATTCACTTATCGGTGTTGAGCAAACAGAAGACATGCTAGAGTGGATCTGGGAGAATTTTTCGGCAGTCGCTGGTGACCATCCCGCATTCGAAGCCTACCGTAGGAATTCCCAAATACTCAAAGGCCGATTTGACAAAGAGTGA
- the RIB7 gene encoding 2,5-diamino-6-(ribosylamino)-4(3H)-pyrimidinone 5'-phosphate reductase (EggNog:ENOG410PMP3~COG:H~BUSCO:3396at33183): MEAATSTEKEPETGPPTADGDVEMGNGTAAAGDTSEDEDSKLQSDIQAQLAAETRDSAAAQPSNSTSEEISQTGLVVSEATDSDSAKSYEVPPNIARIRQEMFELRQPIELSLEEYNLYWPFIDNVWVKQRSSTTRDKTATSDYYCCRQRKQPTRRNEEKAQGQPYPEGKRRHRAVREGPVCGFQIKVVKTEGTFASVTISRQTNCSANHSHDLDHMDKVKRNSGLLSFIKQEAEKAYIPASILAKFREDPDALAAIGGRFLSGVDVRNVCAKWRAANPNAELKTHQGYLFQNGIGVYKVGSRPACPGAAQITPQPKITLTSHAPDALAFPSFSLEFLQPYLPTREENRKFPHVTLTYAQSMDGKISLAPGVQTVLSGPESKLMTHYLRSRHDAILIGVGTALADNPGLNCRLEGAGGYGGLGKMWQPRPVIVDPTGRWPINPECRILKTALAGKGKAPWVVVSPCANISADRILLLKKHGGDFLRISEFNPSWRLQWSTIFGALAAEGINSIMVEGGGVVLSELLNPEYEDFVDSVIVTVAPTYLGRGGVGVAPDSKRDEYGKPKVSLKPKEPKWHALGQDVIMCSKVRVPPPPPILPGIEDAALGLSGE; this comes from the coding sequence ATGGAAGCAGCTACTAGCACAGAAAAGGAACCGGAAACCGGCCCACCGACGGCAGATGGTGATGTTGAGATGGGAAATGGCACCGCGGCTGCTGGAGACACTTCGGAAGACGAAGATTCAAAATTGCAGAGTGATATACAGGCGCAGCTCGCGGCGGAGACGCGGGATAGCGCCGCTGCACAGCCGTCCAACTCAACATCCGAAGAAATATCTCAAACAGGCTTGGTAGTCAGTGAAGCGACGGACTCCGATAGCGCAAAATCTTACGAAGTGCCTCCGAACATTGCGCGTATCAGACAGGAGATGTTCGAACTGCGACAGCCGATTGAGTTGAGTCTGGAGGAGTACAACCTCTACTGGCCATTCATTGATAATGTGTGGGTGAAGCAGCGATCTAGCACGACGCGTGATAAAACTGCAACGTCAGACTACTATTGCTGTCGCCAGCGCAAACAGCCGACCAGGCGCAATGAAGAAAAGGCACAAGGCCAGCCGTATCCTGAGGGGAAAAGGAGGCATAGAGCAGTGCGAGAGGGGCCTGTCTGCGGTTTTCAGATCAAAGTTGTCAAAACTGAGGGCACGTTTGCGTCCGTTACAATTTCCCGACAAACTAATTGCAGTGCGAATCATTCGCATGACTTGGACCACATGGATAAAGTCAAGCGCAATTCTGGATTATTGTCGTTTATAAAACAGGAGGCAGAGAAGGCATATATCCCAGCCTCAATCCTGGCGAAATTTCGTGAGGATCCAGATGCATTAGCGGCTATCGGAGGCAGGTTCCTGAGTGGGGTGGACGTGCGCAATGTCTGCGCCAAATGGCGCGCTGCAAACCCCAACGCAGAACTGAAGACACATCAAGGCTACTTGTTTCAAAATGGAATCGGTGTCTACAAAGTTGGCTCTCGCCCAGCATGCCCGGGTGCCGCGCAAATTACGCCGCAACCCAAAATCACACTAACATCCCACGCCCCTGATGCACTCGCGTTCCCATCATTTTCATTAGAGTTTCTGCAACCATATCTTCCCACTCGGGAGGAGAACCGCAAGTTCCCACACGTTACACTGACCTATGCGCAGTCTATGGATGGGAAAATTTCTTTAGCGCCTGGTGTTCAGACGGTACTATCAGGGCCAGAATCCAAGCTAATGACGCATTATCTTCGATCACGTCATGATGCGATATTGATTGGAGTTGGGACCGCTCTTGCTGACAATCCTGGACTGAACTGTCGCTTAGAAGGCGCCGGCGGCTATGGGGGCCTGGGCAAGATGTGGCAACCAAGGCCAGTGATAGTAGATCCCACTGGTCGGTGGCCGATTAACCCGGAATGTAGAATCCTAAAAACCGCGTTGGCTGGTAAGGGAAAGGCCCCCTGGGTCGTGGTCTCGCCATGCGCGAATATCTCGGCTGACCGAATCTTGCTTCTAAAGAAACATGGGGGTGATTTTCTAAGGATTTCGGAATTCAATCCATCCTGGCGTCTGCAATGGTCTACGATATTTGGGGCTTTAGCTGCTGAAGGCATCAACAGCATTATGGTTGAAGGAGGTGGAGTGGTTCTTAGTGAATTACTCAACCCAGAATATGAGGACTTTGTTGATTCCGTCATTGTTACTGTTGCCCCAACTTATCTAGGCCGTGGCGGCGTGGGTGTGGCCCCGGATTCTAAAAGAGATGAATACGGAAAGCCGAAAGTCTCGCTCAAACCAAAAGAACCGAAATGGCACGCGCTGGGTCAAGATGTGATCATGTGCAGCAAAGTACGggttcctcctcctccaccaaTCCTTCCAGGAATCGAAGATGCAGCCCTCGGGCTTTCGGGCGAGTGA
- a CDS encoding uncharacterized protein (EggNog:ENOG410PFG0~COG:D~BUSCO:1073at33183) — MFQGLGQSSSAGSLFTTTANTQQPAKRGLFDSPTTSQPAKPSPFATTGTSLGLGAGPGAPQSAPGAASIYSSGNPNPAGATNVASTQSTFGSSILGQSFAPGGQSQLGQPVNPALAGQSVLSTQTTQPAYFSSLLERGKKRPHPSSLKTTQVELPNLQLGLDDIRRTARGLGVREAAGRLGADAKPHYSLTASGISPGQVLHDLRELDKQGPPPNVMRDDEPFDPDNQKFLRRMQQRGRDVMIADSFARVRRDFDAFLEEKVNLNWDEQRHKIFEHFGLAPKSEASADRLGETTRDSGAFGASKSVRFGADLGQRPASSTRRSVFGRSALSKSVIGSTISGGDAAQIFSPTASSLQAADTRFLREKMGHFATKVQRLNEARSQERAFPVLHEFAETEKLTISDVPRQLFEAYQALISITDENPNIVDFAEPGAIKERQFSQDYLDENVNSNESVRMRKRIVEGSRRYLEQAFYREIENAIAKNPREAQLGGIPSITNKIRAYIRLKAARKDLAPDGIELQMVDQDYCWVLIFYLLRCGFVSEAAEYVSTDQGFRSMDYKFVTYMTTYAQQRRLPRDLQQKINGEYQQRLRNAPENTVDPYRMACYKIIGRCDLSQRRLEGMSQGVEDWMWLQFTLAREDSRAEEIAGDMFGLQEIQQDISEIGQRIFVKGQEAAGGYGTYFLLQILGGMFEHAVSYLGNYAPINAVHFGIALDYYGLLRVSDYYTSGEELLSFTTKQLPQINFAFLITQYTREFRTGNVEAAVDYFTLICLNADLPGELGKSQASVCHEALREFILETRDFAKLLGDIKSDGTRIRGAIEQRLKLIKLDDQEEFLRTITVQAAAVADDKGLTADAVLLYHLAEDYDNVVVILNRSLSDAVAVNLGSAALRLQQPKPGAAQQTQRDGQQVTPAEAASSFSLTSVEDPVTLAQNMIGLYNTNAMYYQKIHPINREACGILLRMMDAKSKVEAGKWAQALDDINNLQILPLSARGSVAYTRSAAQAFSALPAVIARNGGNLIMWSITCISRERERLQQGVYENDMRQSLADQLLSMAKDLMVFAGMIKYKLPPGVYEALAKAAGDMAGV; from the exons ATGTTTCAAGGACTTGGCCAGTCCTCTTCGGCTGGATCCCTCTTTACGACCACTGCGAACACTCAACAACCTGCGAAAAGAGGGCTATTCGATAGCCCAACTACATCGCAACCAGCCAAGCCATCCCCATTCGCAACTACGGGCACAAGTTTAGGTCTTGGAGCCGGGCCCGGCGCACCCCAATCTGCACCTGGGGCCGCAAGCATCTACTCCAGCGGCAATCCCAATCCCGCGGGAGCTACCAATGTCGCATCTACGCAGTCTACATTTGGCTCCTCGATACTGGGACAATCATTTGCACCAGgtggccaatcacagctggGCCAGCCGGTAAACCCAGCGCTCGCAGGTCAGTCCGTCTTGTCCACCCAGACTACACAGCCCGCGTATTTCAGCAGTTTGTTGGAGCGTGGGAAGAAACGACCTCACCCATCGAGCCTCAAGACCACCCAAGTGGAGCTTCCAAATCTACAATTGGGTCTCGATGATATTCGAAGAACTGCTCGTGGCCTAGGGGTCAGAGAAGCAGCTGGCCGCCTGGGCGCTGATGCAAAACC GCACTACTCACTTACCGCATCGGGAATATCTCCGGGTCAGGTTTTGCATGATTTGAGAGAGTTGGATAAACAAGGACCGCCTCCCAACGTGATGAGAGACGATGAGCCCTTTGACCCGGATAATCAGAAGTTCCTACGACGGATGCAACAGCGTGGTCGGGATGTTATGATCGCCGATAGCTTTGCGAGAGTTCGACGGGATTTCGACGCATTTTTAGAGGAGAAGGTCAACTTGAACTGGGATGAGCAACGCCATAAGATCTTTGAGCACTTTGGTTTAGCTCCTAAGAGTGAAGCAAGCGCTGATCGTCTTGGAGAAACGACGCGCGACAGTGGCGCATTCGGGGCGTCAAAAAGTGTTAGATTTGGAGCAGATTTAGGTCAACGGCCGGCATCAAGCACAAGACGGAGCGTATTTGGACGTTCGGCTCTTTCAAAGTCTGTAATTGGGTCTACCATCAGCGGTGGTGATGCTGCACAGATATTTTCTCCTACCGCCTCGAGTTTGCAGGCTGCGGATACACGCTTCTTAAGGGAGAAAATGGGACATTTTGCAACAAAGGTTCAACGCCTCAATGAAGCAAGGTCTCAAGAGAGGGCGTTTCCTGTTCTGCACGAGTTTGCTGAGACTGAAAAACTGACAATATCCGAC GTTCCTCGCCAACTTTTCGAAGCCTATCAAGCATTAATAAGTATTACTGACGAAAATCCAAATATAGTTGATTTTGCGGAGCCAGGTGCAATAAAGGAGCGCCAGTTTTCGCAGGATTATCTGGATGAGAATGTGAACTCCAATGAATCAGTGCGTATGAGGAAAAGGATTGTGGAGGGCTCGAGAAGGTACTTGGAACAGGCGTTCTATAGGGAAATAGAGAATGCAATCGCCAAGAACCCCAGAGAAGCCCAATTAGGCGGAATCCCATCCATAACCAACAAAATTCGAGCCTACATTCGACTGAAGGCTGCACGGAAGGACCTTGCACCGGATGGAATAGAGCTGCAAATGGTCGACCAGGACTATTGTTGGGTGCTCATATTCTACCTCCTCCGCTGTGGGTTTGTCTCCGAGGCCGCTGAATACGTGAGCACGGACCAGGGGTTCCGGTCTATGGATTACAAGTTCGTTACTTATATGACGACCTATGCTCAGCAACGCCGCCTGCCTAGAGACCTACAACAGAAGATCAATGGAGAGTACCAACAACGACTCCGAAACGCCCCTGAGAATACCGTGGACCCGTACCGGATGGCTTGCTACAAGATCATTGGTCGATGTGATCTTAGCCAGAGGCGACTCGAGGGAATGAGCCAAGGAGTGGAAGATTGGATGTGGTTGCAGTTTACCTTGGCTCGAGAGGACAGTCGTGCTGAAGAAATCGCAGGCGATATGTTTGGATTGCAAGAGATCCAGCAGGATATCTCGGAAATCGGTCAGCGAATATTTGTAAAAGGCCAGGAGGCGGCTGGCGGATACGGGACCTACTTTTTGCTGCAGATCCTGGGTGGTATGTTTGAACATGCAGTATCTTATCTCGGAAACTATGCGCCTATTAACGCCGTCCACTTCGGAATTGCGCTGGACTATTACGGCCTGCTTCGCGTGTCAGACTACTATACTTCTGGCGAAGAACTGC TGTCCTTCACTACGAAACAACTACCACAGATCAACTTTGCTTTCCTTATCACCCAATATACTCGGGAATTCCGCACAGGCAACGTCGAAGCTGCCGTTGACTATTTCACCTTGATTTGTTTGAATGCAGATCTTCCAGGAGAACTAGGGAAGTCGCAGGCATCAGTGTGCCATGAAGCGTTGCGGGAGTTTATTCTGGAAACTCGCGATTTTGCCAAATTACTTGGAGATATCAAATCGGACGGTACTAGAATCAGAGGCGCGATAGAGCAACGCTTGAAACTTATTAAACTTGACGACCAGGAGGAGTTTCTCAGAACAATCACAGTCCAGGCGGCTGCCGTTGCCGACGACAAAGGCCTCACTGCGGATGCGGTGCTCTTGTATCACTTGGCTGAAGATTATGATAATGTCGTGGTGATCCTCAACCGGTCTCTTTCGGATGCAGTGGCAGTGAATCTAGGTAGCGCGGCTCTGAGACTTCAGCAGCCTAAACCTGGCGCAGCTCAGCAAACACAGAGAGATGGCCAGCAAGTCACCCCAGCCGAGGCCGCAAGTAGCTTCAGCCTTACTTCTGTTGAAGATCCAGTGACTCTTGCGCAGAATATGATTGGCCTCTATAATACCAATGCCATGTATTACCAGAAGATACATCCGATTAACCGTGAAGCATGCGGCATACTACTTCGCATGATGGATGCGAAGAGTAAAGTCGAAGCAGGGAAGTGGGCCCAAGCGCTCGAT GATATCAACAATTTACAAATCTTGCCGCTAAGCGCTCGCGGATCTGTTGCGTATACTCGAAGTGCTGCACAGGCGTTTTCGGCTCTACCAGCCGTTATTGCACGGAACGGAGGTAATCTTATCATGTGGAGCATTACATGTATCAGCCGAGAGCGCGAAAGGTTACAACAGGGCGTGTATGAGAATGATATGCGGCAGAGCTTGGCAGACCAGCTTCTGAGCATGGCTAAGGATTTGATGGTGTTTGCAGGTATGATCAAATATAAGCTGCCGCCTGGTGTGTACGAAGCACTGGCGAAAGCAGCGGGCGACATGGCGGGGGTGTAG
- the COX16 gene encoding Cytochrome oxidase assembly (EggNog:ENOG410PPWG~COG:U~TransMembrane:1 (o36-60i)~BUSCO:15686at33183), producing the protein MPVFQTKRFRPSTSAGSTLGDRIGQMYRAHLSKHPFLLFGLPFLSLMVAGSFVLTPATALRYERHDRKVQQVSQQEALALGIKGPDGDGENDIKMNPRRRVLGSEKEEYYRLMAKDLDNWEQKRVQRWKGEPDGRLS; encoded by the exons ATGCCTGTTTTCCAAACAAAGCGGTTCAGGCCGTCGACATCCGCAGGTTCAACCCTCGGCGACCGGATCGGCCAAATGTACCGAGCACATTTATCCAAGCACCCATTTTTACTATTTGGTCTTCCGTTCCTTAGTCTGATGGTTGCCggctcttttgttttgaCTCCTGCAACTGCTCTACGGTACGAGCGGCATGACCGGAAGGTCCAGCAAGTCAGCCAGCAAGAAGCATTGGCTCTTGGGATCAAGGGCCCCGACGGTGATGGGGAGAATGATATTAAAATGAATCCACGGAGAAGAGTTTTGGGCagtgaaaaagaagaatattaC agaCTAATGGCGAAAGATTTGGACAATTGGGAGCAAAAGCGAGTGCAGCGATGGAAGGGAGAACCCGATGGTAGGCTCAGTTAA
- a CDS encoding uncharacterized protein (EggNog:ENOG410PK3P~COG:T~BUSCO:2180at33183) has product MSTTTVSKPSPSGSWSPGGFPSTTPSGRHEITTPPSVGQAATPFRAGNNNIDSQPLRDASPSYFNIVGDSSTFHIHFPPQISRDATPLVHPSIYTRGQRPFQSTPGPDVSGSNILPASWQSSSTLSTQHHDSDKTSGVAATPFYTPPAWPWKGQFGNAEQTPDRKSSPLQPPIPTVHVTRPGPSRPFDQGSLPAMTSAPALSPYGSGLPSLQRSETSPASVDNGSVKMISSQCCKDLLSTKSDVTLVLDIRPYPQYSQGRIKGSLNLCIPTTLLKRPSFNLEKLKDTLAGDDEKEKFSNWHNSSQIVVYDAATTLIKDASALVNVLKKFTNEGWSGEPMILRGGFSQFSVQFPDLVEKKPDETPMKPPKQPLSISLSFSGPSSISGGCLIPPSTPSLNPMYNSIRQSTELVNGVGQIPIKLPSTLTERARNSLPSWLAKAADVQDNGKSVSNKFLAIEKAEQCRMQEALSDSGTYGSATAQGSKSSYRIAGLEQGNKNRYNNIYPYEHCRVRLGSTVQGSCDYVNASYVKASRSNKLYIATQAPLPSTFKDFWHVVWEQDARLIVMLTAESEGLQLKCHPYWQSNAYGPFRVTLMNEYKVPLHVSPLSPNKRTHSRRESTGPSSFEELYMIVRHLTIIHESLPFEPLREITQIQYSHWPDFGTPSRPAHLLRVIEETNKFSNASNGRGPECIQDPEPPDPRKIIVHCSAGCGRTGTFCTIDSVIDMLKRQRRRGEGEDGWVYRDDLDLIASTVEDFRCQRLSMVQSLRQFVLCYESILEWLASQPENKEN; this is encoded by the exons ATGTCGACGACAACAGTTTCGAAACCTTCGCCTTCAGGGTCATGGAGCCCTGGAGGCTTCCCTTCGACCACACCCAGCGGAAGGCACGAAATTACCACACCGCCTTCTGTGGGCCAAGCTGCAACGCCCTTCCGGGCTGGAAACAATAATATCGATTCGCAGCCACTACGTGACGCAAGCCCCAGCTACTTCAACATAGTCGGCGAtagtagcacatttcatatTCATTTCCCCCCCCAGATCTCTAGAGATGCCACACCGCTGGTACATCCCAGCATCTATACAAGGGGTCAGAGGCCCTTTCAATCAACACCCGGGCCGGACGTTTCAGGCTCGAATATCCTCCCCGCGAGCTGGCAAAGTTCGAGTACATTGTCTACACAGCACCATGATAGTGACAAAACCTCCGGCGTGGCGGCGACACCGTTCTACACTCCCCCAGCGTGGCCATGGAAGGGGCAGTTTGGTAACGCTGAACAAACCCCA GACCGGAAATCTAGCCCACTTCAACCACCAATACCGACAGTCCATGTCACACGTCCTGGCCCATCACGCCCATTCGACCAGGGCAGCCTACCAGCAATGACGTCTGCGCCAGCGCTCTCCCCGTACGGTTCGGGCCTACCAAGTCTTCAACGATCCGAGACCTCTCCGGCGTCAGTTGACAATGGTAGCGTAAAGATGATTTCGAGTCAATGCTGCAAAGATTTGTTAAGCACCAAGTCGGACGTGACTCTGGTATTAGATATCCGCCCCTACCCACAGTATTCTCAGGGTAGAATTAAAGGTTCTCTGAACTTGTGCATTCCGACAACCTTACTTAAGAGGCCGTCATTCAATTTGGAGAAACTTAAAGATACCCTTGCAGGTGACgacgaaaaagaaaaattctCCAATTGGCACAATAGCTCGCAGATTGTCGTGTACGACGCGGCTACAACCCTTATCAAAGATGCGTCTGCTCTGGTAAACGTCCTAAAGAAATTCACAAACGAAGGATGGAGTGGAGAACCAATGATTTTGCGGGGAGGATTCTCGCAGTTCTCCGTCCAGTTTCCGGACTTAGTCGAGAAAAAACCAGACGAAACTCCTATGAAACCACCAAAGCAACCTTTATCCATTAGTCTATCATTTTCAGGACCATCGTCAATATCGGGAGGATGTCTTATTCCCCCCTCTACACCCTCTCTCAATCCAATGTACAACAGTATTCGCCAGAGTACTGAATTGGTGAATGGAGTTGGGCAAATACCCATAAAACTTCCATCAACACTGACAGAGCGAGCGAGAAACTCATTGCCTTCATGGCTCGCCAAGGCAGCTGATGTTCAGGACAATGGCAAATCAGTATCCAACAAATTTCTGGCGATTGAAAAAGCAGAGCAATGCCGCATGCAAGAAGCATTGTCGGATTCCGGGACATACGGCAGCGCGACAGCACAAGGCTCAAAGTCGTCCTATCGTATTGCAGGACTTGAACAGGGCAATAAGAATCGATATAACAATATTTATCCTTACGAACATTGTCGTGTTAGATTGGGAAGTACCGTCCAGGGGTCCTGCGACTATGTAAATGCGAGTTACGTGAAGGCCAGTCGGTCGAACAAGCTTTACATTGCCACGCAGGCGCCGCTTCCAAGCACATTCAAG GACTTTTGGCACGTCGTTTGGGAGCAAGATGCTCGATTGATCGTCATGTTGACTGCCGAGTCGGAAGGGCTGCAACTGAAGTGCCATCCGTATTGGCAATCAAACGCTTATGGCCCATTTAGGGTGACACTGATGAATGAATATAAAGTCCCTCTACATGTCTCACCGCTATCTCCAAACAAACGCACACATAGCCGGCGGGAGTCAACAGGTCCGAGTTCGTTCGAGGAGCTCTATATGATCGTCCGGCACCTCACCATAATCCACGAATCTCTACCTTTTGAGCCCTTACGGGAAATCACACAGATCCAATACTCGCACTGGCCTGATTTCGGCACCCCTTCCCGGCCGGCGCATCTCCTTCGAGTCATTGAAGAGACGAACAAATTTTCAAACGCCAGTAATGGCAGAGGGCCGGAATGCATACAGGACCCCGAACCTCCAGATCCACGAAAGATCATTGTCCACTGTAGTGCAGGCTGTGGTCGAACAGGCACCTTCTGCACAATTGACAGTGTTATTGACATGCTCAAACGGCAAAGGAGACGTGGTGAAGGTGAAGATGGCTGGGTGTACCGTGATGACCTCGATTTGATAGCCAGCACAGTCGAAGATTTCCGTTGCCAACGACTGAGTATGGTGCAAAGCCTACGGCAGTTTGTATTATGCTATGAAAGTATTCTAGAATGGTTGGCATCCCAGCCGGAAAATAAAGAGAATTGA